The Chryseobacterium sp. 52 genome includes a region encoding these proteins:
- a CDS encoding serine hydrolase: MKNLSIFLLILMSAKSFSQSQKEVYAIMEVNAQKLKEKSGAYSVSVGIVKDGKVYTKHFGEIDKGKGNKADDNTYFEIASVTKLFTGQLLAQAVLEKKINLEDDIRKYLKGSYPNLEYNGTPIKIKDLISFRTALPRNLPDDSELRKNMTDETPFQYNKLGENYTKDDFKQDLQKVKLDTLPGTKYNYSNLSLELTGLMLENIYGQSYESALNQYIFSKLGMNHTKLQLGDNEVMSNGYHTSHRLMPKSISHLWGAGGSKTKSTMGDMVKFLKYELDSKNSIVQESQRNINNSKGDWYGYFWDGFGLSEHGKMGYKHGGGFGDQTWFMIYPELNMGICLIVNISGSDTFPALYNSAARLANDLTTAPSKKVTEGYHLKGDNVVFAYTHPKNLNSKLINNVSVAGSFNDWKTDNKNYQLTKKEDNRFELEVPKSRFEKGKTYSFKLVLNGEDWINASGNASNTDGTDDNNLTLKL; the protein is encoded by the coding sequence ATGAAGAACCTGTCGATTTTTTTATTGATTCTTATGTCTGCAAAGAGCTTCTCACAAAGCCAGAAAGAGGTGTATGCCATTATGGAGGTCAATGCTCAAAAATTAAAAGAAAAATCAGGGGCTTATTCCGTATCGGTTGGAATAGTGAAAGATGGTAAAGTTTATACAAAACATTTCGGGGAAATAGATAAAGGAAAAGGAAATAAAGCGGATGATAATACCTATTTTGAAATAGCTTCTGTTACAAAGCTTTTCACAGGCCAGTTATTGGCTCAGGCTGTGCTGGAGAAGAAAATTAATCTTGAGGATGATATTCGTAAGTATCTGAAAGGATCATATCCCAATTTAGAATACAATGGAACTCCGATTAAAATTAAAGATTTAATTTCCTTCAGAACTGCATTGCCGCGTAATCTGCCTGATGATTCCGAACTTAGGAAAAATATGACCGATGAAACTCCTTTTCAATACAATAAATTAGGGGAAAATTATACAAAAGATGATTTTAAGCAGGACCTTCAAAAAGTAAAACTGGATACGCTGCCCGGAACTAAATACAATTACAGCAACCTAAGTCTTGAACTTACAGGTCTGATGCTGGAAAATATTTATGGCCAAAGCTATGAATCTGCTCTCAACCAATATATTTTCTCCAAATTGGGAATGAATCATACAAAGCTACAGCTTGGAGACAATGAAGTGATGTCAAATGGTTATCATACAAGTCACCGCTTAATGCCAAAATCCATAAGCCATTTGTGGGGTGCTGGCGGATCAAAAACCAAGTCGACGATGGGAGATATGGTGAAGTTTTTAAAATATGAACTGGATTCTAAAAATTCAATTGTTCAGGAATCTCAAAGAAATATCAATAACAGTAAAGGAGACTGGTACGGCTATTTCTGGGATGGCTTCGGTTTGAGCGAACATGGGAAAATGGGGTATAAGCACGGTGGAGGATTCGGAGATCAGACCTGGTTTATGATATACCCTGAACTGAATATGGGGATTTGCTTAATCGTCAATATCAGCGGATCGGATACCTTTCCTGCTCTTTATAATTCGGCTGCCAGATTAGCGAACGATCTGACAACAGCACCAAGCAAAAAGGTAACAGAAGGATATCATCTGAAAGGAGATAACGTTGTATTTGCCTATACACATCCGAAAAATTTAAATTCAAAACTGATCAATAATGTTTCTGTTGCTGGATCTTTCAATGATTGGAAAACAGACAATAAAAACTATCAGTTAACGAAGAAAGAAGATAACCGCTTCGAATTGGAAGTTCCGAAATCCAGGTTTGAAAAAGGGAAAACCTATTCCTTTAAATTGGTTCTGAACGGAGAAGACTGGATCAATGCATCAGGAAATGCTTCCAATACAGACGGAACAGATGATAATAATCTGACGTTGAAGTTGTAA
- a CDS encoding WG repeat-containing protein, whose translation MKKTLLLISIIPILSFSQKKAVLKYFISKDTLVGVKDQDGKIIVPALFKIYSDLEDGELVKEETIYFDGFKKGEAKEKNAWGYVYDRKGNFLYRPFFYDNGADYFSEGLRRIVKDGKVGFADRNGKTYIEATHDFVSPFNYGYAAFCDGCDWEKTNDEHKSIVGGTWGVMNVKGEIVQPVSGSENAVEIEGKLYPYPFKYNEKEKSILTFFEKQNKILSDICYVNHYNKLSEDQRKLFFEIVERPKDNFPYYQINTYDYRKMEAGLSNFKFLVSEDGKNVYALEFESEKNPFEKWLNNEIKEAERFQREHPDNPNKFVK comes from the coding sequence ATGAAAAAAACTCTTTTGCTCATTTCCATAATACCAATACTTTCCTTCTCACAGAAGAAAGCAGTATTAAAGTATTTTATTTCAAAAGATACTTTGGTTGGAGTAAAGGATCAGGACGGAAAAATTATTGTGCCTGCCCTGTTTAAAATATATTCAGATCTTGAGGATGGAGAACTGGTAAAAGAGGAGACTATCTACTTTGACGGTTTCAAAAAAGGAGAAGCTAAAGAGAAGAATGCATGGGGTTATGTCTATGACAGAAAAGGAAACTTTTTATACAGGCCTTTCTTTTATGACAATGGAGCAGATTATTTCAGTGAAGGCCTGAGAAGAATAGTGAAAGATGGGAAAGTGGGTTTTGCGGACAGAAATGGTAAAACATATATTGAAGCAACCCATGATTTTGTATCACCTTTTAATTATGGTTATGCTGCATTTTGTGATGGCTGTGATTGGGAAAAGACCAATGATGAGCACAAGTCAATTGTAGGTGGGACTTGGGGCGTGATGAATGTTAAAGGAGAAATTGTTCAGCCGGTTTCCGGATCTGAAAATGCTGTAGAAATTGAAGGAAAACTTTATCCTTATCCATTCAAATACAACGAAAAAGAAAAAAGTATTCTTACGTTTTTTGAAAAGCAGAATAAAATACTATCCGATATCTGTTATGTAAATCACTATAATAAATTATCTGAAGACCAAAGAAAATTATTTTTTGAAATTGTAGAAAGACCGAAAGATAATTTTCCCTATTATCAAATCAATACATACGATTATAGAAAAATGGAAGCAGGATTATCCAACTTTAAATTTCTGGTTTCTGAAGACGGTAAAAACGTCTACGCTCTGGAATTTGAAAGTGAAAAAAATCCTTTTGAAAAGTGGCTGAATAATGAAATAAAAGAAGCTGAACGTTTTCAGAGAGAACATCCTGATAACCCAAATAAATTTGTAAAATAA